A single genomic interval of Aedes aegypti strain LVP_AGWG chromosome 1, AaegL5.0 Primary Assembly, whole genome shotgun sequence harbors:
- the LOC5571796 gene encoding protein O-GlcNAcase, with the protein MAEISDSQEPQRTSPVMQDNASGSVSNSTSGGSSEKQSGFLCGVVEGFYGRPWTTEQRKDLFRKLKQWGMDSYIYAPKDDYKHRAYWRELYTVEEADHLTGLITAAHEQNINFYYALSPGLDITYSSSKEIGILKRKLDQVSQFGCKAFALLFDDIEPEMSKSDKEVFQSFAYAQVSVTNEIYNHLNCPRFLFCPTQYCSSRAVPTVKQSEYLNTLGSKLIQSIDIMWTGPKVISKLLTVECIQEITEVIKRPPVIWDNLHANDYDQKRVFLGPYSGRSPELIPLLRGVVTNPNCEFHANAIAIQTLAFWSKCSADTKISSSISSDIKLETENEDGICQEDAPAFLSKNVYHPRLALKNAIANWLPEFYQEKEAWGPISKPQPALTMVMPIIPIIPSVNTCMTLTSTNTTTTTSANTMAVPEVNTTQLQLFADVCSTVTSAPENVPAPIMNSLVSATKVITNDSLPNPMAAAVTNMSIPTTIPISSIPVPIMSIKAVEGVENDVATQGLIDKSKSESSEDSTDIKGKPLEEDAIIENDLEQKKLDESSEKRKSSSSEIPLVEDEEFKSKEEIDGEEKEDSEVKMLDLEENEVKMVDASEMTDGDEVVVNRVRINVEDEDAKVDEVFSSANPSGGTCAEPMECGSNLTSPKHVMKTHFDDVMMSETTSTCSGSMQIESSDTSLTSNAEMIEVKCPSDKDITATDIMLLCDLFYLPFEHGSKALQLLTEFYWLKTNAVVLCKQRNRKTSSSSNQSSCTNSEDCSHLNGTVAGAVITASTHSSELKDGCNKSEVQEWIRRAESFENVCQNIFRLARKIARCANKELCYDLFSYVWDVVAVLSLLSAYVKWLALGHFPPNINSHTQGGYTWFSKGWKETFMSGDQEPWVFRGGLVADLQRLIPLDAANDLFLYKLPETSAVNLYTFRPYCFADEANLYSVCYRTLHDGDEFIERCPENLRSVLADRYLGPFLTLTPQFCMVIEDNHSEVVGYACAALDVKNFIRNLEQCWIPEMCLKYPLAILGQSPSEGNESPKDTANALPQMIRDCITYFHNFSEDYPTCVMNSHPSLLSCRILKPHIIEDETMCKRVITLLLAALRTHGTSFGTHVCVNKTDRFLYQFYAKLGFVEIYRDEYDPVLYMGRSF; encoded by the exons ATGGCCGAGATTTCGGATTCACAAGAGCCGCAGCGAACTTCTCCGGTAATGCAAGACAACGCAAGCGGATCGGTGAGTAATTCGACTTCCGGCGGCAGTTCGGAAAAGCAGTCGGGCTTCCTTTGTGGTGTGGTCGAGGGTTTCTACGGTCGCCCGTGGACAACCGAACAGCGGAAGGATCTGTTCCGGAAGCTGAAGCAGTGGGGCATGGACTCGTATATTTACGCCCCGAAGGATGACTACAAACACCGGGCTTACTGGAGGGAATTGTACACCGTTGAGGAAGCTGACCATCTTACGGGCCTGATCACGGCTGCCCACGAACAGAACATCAATTTCTACTACGCTCTCTCGCCGGGACTGGACATTACGTACAGTAGCAGTAAGGAGATTGGCATTCTCAAGCGAAAGCTGGATCAAGTTTCTCAATTCGGATGTAAAGCTTTTGCTCTGCTGTTCGACGATATCGAGCCAGAGATGAGCAAATCCGATAAGGAAGTGTTCCAGAGTTTCGCCTACGCTCAAGTTTCGGTCACCAATGAAATCTACAATCACCTGAACTGTCCACGGTTCCTGTTCTGTCCCACTCAGTACTGCAGCTCCCGAGCTGTTCCGACCGTTAAGCAATCCGAATATCTCAACACGTTGGGATCCAAGCTCATCCAGAGCATCGACATCATGTGGACCGGCCCAAAGGTCATTTCCAAACTGCTCACCGTCGAATGCATCCAGGAGATTACCGAGGTCATCAAACGGCCTCCCGTCATCTGGGACAATCTGCACGCAAACGACTACGACCAGAAACGTGTCTTCCTGGGTCCATACTCGGGACGGTCCCCCGAGCTGATTCCACTGCTCCGCGGTGTCGTAACGAACCCAAACTGTGAATTCCACGCCAATGCCATCGCCATCCAGACGCTTGCCTTCTGGAGCAAGTGCAGTGCGGACACCAAAATTAGTTCGTCCATTTCGTCGGACATTAAGTTGGAAACGGAAAATGAGGATGGAATCTGCCAAGAGGATGCGCCGGCTTTCCTCTCGAAGAATGTATACCACCCACGGCTGGCACTGAAGAACGCCATTGCCAATTGGTTGCCGGAGTTTTACCAGGAGAAGGAGGCCTGGGGACCGATCAGCAAGCCCCAGCCGGCGCTCACAA TGGTAATGCCGATCATTCCGATTATTCCCTCTGTTAACACCTGCATGACCCTAACGTCGACCAACACAACAACCACAACCAGTGCAAATACCATGGCGGTGCCGGAAGTAAACACGACTCAGCTGCAGTTGTTCGCCGACGTTTGCAGTACGGTGACCAGTGCTCCAGAGAACGTACCGGCACCTATTATGAACTCCCTGGTATCCGCCACCAAGGTCATTACCAACGATTCTTTGCCAAATCCGATGGCAGCCGCAGTGACCAACATGTCTATACCGACGACAATTCCGATCTCGAGCATTCCGGTGCCAATCATGAGTATCAAGGCTGTCGAAGGAGTGGAAAATGATGTCGCCACGCAAGGCCTGATAGACAAATCTAAATCTGAAAGCAGCGAAGATTCAACAGACATTAAGGGAAAGCCATTGGAAGAAGATGCCATTATTGAAAACGACTTAGAGCAGAAAAAGTTGGATGAATCGAGTGAGAAGCGCAAATCTtcttcttcggaaattcctctagtTGAGGACGAGGAATTCAAATCGAAAGAGGAAATCGATGGTGAAGAGAAGGAAGACTCGGAAGTGAAAATGCTGGATTTGGAAGAGAATGAGGTGAAAATGGTCGATGCGAGCGAAATGACCGACGGTGACGAAGTGGTGGTGAACCGCGTTAGGATCAACGTCGAAGACGAAGACGCTAAGGTTGACGAGGTTTTCAGTAGCGCAAACCCTTCAGGCGGGACCTGTGCAGAACCGATGGAATGCGGCAGCAATCTGACTTCGCCGAAACACGTGATGAAGACGCATTTCGATGATGTAATGATGTCGGAAACCACATCG ACTTGTTCAGGAAGTATGCAGATAGAAAGTTCGGATACTTCATTAACTTCTAACGCAGAGATGATTGAAGTCAA ATGCCCCAGTGACAAGGACATCACCGCCACCGATATTATGCTACTCTGTGATCTATTCTATCTACCGTTCGAACACGGTAGCAAGGCCCTCCAGCTGCTCACGGAATTCTACTGGCTGAAAACCAATGCCGTCGTTTTGTGCAAACAGCGTAACCGTAAAACAAGTTCTAGTTCTAATCAATCCAGCTGCACAAACTCCGAGGACTGCAGCCATCTGAATGGTACCGTGGCAGGGGCTGTCATCACTGCATCGACTCACTCCAGTGAACTCAAGGATGGATGCAACAAAAGTGAGGTCCAAGAGTGGATCCGGCGAGCTGAGTCGTTTGAAAACGTCTGTCAGAACATCTTTCGCCTGGCGCGAAAAATTGCCCGCTGTGCCAATAAGGAACTTTGCTACGATCTGTTTTCGTATGTTTGGGATGTCGTGGCAGTGCTTTCGCTGTTGAGCGCCTACGTAAAGTGGCTTGCATTGGGCCATTTCCCACCAAATATCAACTCGCATACCCAAGGAGGATACACCT GGTTCAGCAAAGGATGGAAAGAAACGTTCATGTCAGGTGACCAGGAGCCATGGGTGTTTCGTGGTGGACTGGTGGCAGACTTGCAGCGTCTCATCCCATTGGATGCCGCCAACGATCTCTTCCTGTACAAACTTCCCGAAACGTCCGCCGTGAACCTGTATACTTTCCGGCCCTATTGCTTCGCAGACGAAGCCAATTTGTACAGCGTGTGCTACCGAACACTGCATGATGGAGACGAATTCATCGAACGTTGCCCGGAAAACCTACGAAGTGTTTTGGCCGACCGCTATCTGGGGCCATTCCTTACGCTAACACCGCAGTTTTGTATGGTAATAGAAGACAACCATTCGGAGGTCGTTGGCTATGCATGTGCGGCACTGGATGTGAAAAACTTCATTCGAAACCTTGAACAATGTTGGATACCGGAAATGTGTCTGAAGTACCCATTAGCTATCTTGGGTCAGTCACCCTCCGAAGGAAACGAATCCCCGAAAGACACGGCCAATGCGTTGCCACAAATGATTCGTGACTGTATTACATATTTCCATAACTTCAGCGAAGATTATCCTACCTGTGTTATGAATTCGCATCCTTCGTTGCTTAGCTGTCGCATTCTGAAGCCGCACATAATCGAAGACGAAACCATGTGCAAACGTGTCATCACTCTTTTGCTGGCAGCGCTTCGAACGCATGGAACTTCTTTTGGAACACATGTTTGCGTCAACAAGACGGATCGCTTCCTGTATCAGTTCTACGCCAAGCTCGGATTTGTCGAAATTTACCGCGACGAGTACGACCCGGTTCTCTACATGGGACGAAGCTTCTGA